TCGCGTTTTCCTCCATGGCGCAGGACAAATTAGGTCATAGTTTAGCGTTTTATTCCCTACTGCATGAATTAGGCGAAGGCGAACCCGACACCGTAGCCTTCATGCGCAACGCCGACCAATTCCATAATTGCCAATTGGTAGAATTGCCCATCGGCGAATATGATTTCAGCTTGATTCGGCACTTCTTGTTTGACAATGCCGAAGTGTTACGGTTTGAGGCCTTGAGCCAGTCCAGTTATGAAGGCATTGCTAAAATCGCCACCAAACTCAAAGGCGAAGTGAAATACCACGTTCTCCATGGCAATACGCTGGTGAAACAACTTGGCTCTGCCACCCAGGAAAGCATCAGCCGTTTACAAGATTCTTTGGAATACGCGTTGCCGTTTGCCTTGGGTATTTTTGAGCCATCAACATACGAGCAGGAATTGATTGACACTGGTGTTTACATCGGCGAAGCCGCGCTGCAAGCCCAGTGGGAAGAGCGTATTGCTACCGTTCTGGCCAAAACCAGCCTGAAACTGCCAGATTTACGCAGCCTCACGCCGGTGTATGGTGGTCGCTATGGCCAGCACACAGAACACCTGCAACCGCTGTTAGATGAAATGGCCGAAGTCTTCAAGATTGACCCCACCGCTGAGTGGTAAATAAGTATTAAGGCGATTCTTGGTTTCCGTTTTCGGGCTCGTTTTCAGAAATGAGCCCGAAAACGGAAATTCTATTTCGGGGAAGCCTTTATTTAGGTGGGCTTTCAACTTTTAAGCTTGGTTTTAGGTTACGTATAAACAAAGCAGCTGCATAACAAACTGTAAAACAACGGACACCATGTACACGCAAGACCAAATTCGCGCTTTCCTGGATGAGGTGAAAGACCCCGAGATTCCGGTGCTGTCTTTGAATGACCTGGGCGTGATCACGGGCATTAACGTTGCGCCAGAAACGCAGCATGTAACGGTGCGCATGACTCCTACGTTTGCAGGGTGTCCGGCCATGGAATACATGCGGGCAGAAGTGGAACAGGCCTTGCAGCGGCACGGTGTGCAGGAATTTACGGTGACCATGAGTTTTGACGAACCCTGGAACTCCAATAAAATCAGTGAGAAAGGCCGCAAGGCGCTAAAGGAGTTCGGGCTGGCGCCGCCGCAGCCGTACCAGGGCATTCTGGATTTAGATATTCTGGAATACGCTGAATGCCCCAACTGTAATAGCCTGAACACGGAGATGCGAACGCCCTTCGGCCCTACGCTCTGCCGTTCCATGCACTTCTGCCATGACTGCCGGCAGTTATTTGAACAGTTCAAGCCTTTATAAACACTATGAAAAATAAATTTTTCTTTGGCGCCCTTTTAGTGCTGGTCACGTTTCTGGCCGGGTGCTCCAAAGACTCCGGACGGTCTGGCCCGCTGGCGCGCCCCATCTCCAATGAACAACTCAAAACCGAACTGACCATTCTCACCGACACGCTCACCGGCAAATGGAACGTGATGATGGACTCTGACAGCCTCAAAATAAAGCAGATGGAAGATTTGTTGGCCGCGCTTCCGCCCGCCGTGGTTGCCGCCCAGCAGCGCGCCGACCTGCAGAAAGCCATTAGGCGGTTGCCTACTTTGCGTTATGACCGCAACACGGTGCGCGTCTCAGACAGAATTGACGCCTATGACCTGGCCCATGAATCCGTGTGGAATGCCATAAAAGCCTTTTTGCCCACAGACGGCCCCACCGGCGACCTACGCGTAGATTCCCTGCAGCAAAGCATACAAGCCCATCACAGCGAAGTCATTTTTTACCGCGGCCGCTATGACAAAACTGCTAAGGAAATCAACACGCTCCTTCGCCGCTACAAAAAACAGATCCCCAAATTAGGCAAGCCTTATGACACGCTGCAGCCCATGCCGCTGTTCCAATGGGTAGATAAATCGGCCGCATCCCAAACCAACGAGGAATAAGAATAGCAGTGGAAAGTGCGTTTTAGGATTCATTTCTGAAAACGAGCCCGAAAACGGAAAAGCCTTAAGAAAGGGTGCGCATTTCGTCCCCCTTTGAAGGGGGTTGGGGGATGATTTTATAGGAGATAATTAATTCCAGCTTCTTTTCCGCTTTGTTTTTCTAAGCTTAGGCTAATGGTTTTCAGGCTGACTTTATCATCCCCCTACCCCCTTCAAAGGGGGACGAAATGCGTCAAACAAAGGAATGTGTTGAGTTCTATACGCCATTTCAAGGCTCGGTTATATAACACCCCGTAGCAGAGCTACGCTCGCTGACTCAAGCGCACGTTTGGGTAATCCTCAAGGGGGAAATCTGCCAGTAGAAAGTGTACAACAAGACTCAGGCCTGATTCCAGAAAAGTAAATCCTGTTTTCGGCTTCATTTCTGAAAATGAGCCCGAAAACAGAAAAGCCGCAGAAGATTTTCTTTTGCGGCTTTTCTTATGCTTTAAATGGAAATTTAATCCAGTTTGGCCAATTCGTCTTTCACAAAATCTACCAGGTTCTGAATGTACTCCGGTGAGAAATCAAAACGGATGCCGGCGGCAGCGTAGATTTCACTGATGGTGGCGGTGTAGCCCAGGCTCAGGGCATCTTTGTAACCTTGCAGCGCGGCAACGGGTTCTTCTTTGTAACGCTTCCAGACGGCAATGGCGCCTAGTTGGGCCATGGCGTATTCCACGTAGTAGAAAGGCACTTCATAGAGGTGCAGTTGCTTCTGCCAG
This region of Rufibacter sp. LB8 genomic DNA includes:
- a CDS encoding lipoprotein; amino-acid sequence: MKNKFFFGALLVLVTFLAGCSKDSGRSGPLARPISNEQLKTELTILTDTLTGKWNVMMDSDSLKIKQMEDLLAALPPAVVAAQQRADLQKAIRRLPTLRYDRNTVRVSDRIDAYDLAHESVWNAIKAFLPTDGPTGDLRVDSLQQSIQAHHSEVIFYRGRYDKTAKEINTLLRRYKKQIPKLGKPYDTLQPMPLFQWVDKSAASQTNEE
- the paaD gene encoding 1,2-phenylacetyl-CoA epoxidase subunit PaaD — protein: MYTQDQIRAFLDEVKDPEIPVLSLNDLGVITGINVAPETQHVTVRMTPTFAGCPAMEYMRAEVEQALQRHGVQEFTVTMSFDEPWNSNKISEKGRKALKEFGLAPPQPYQGILDLDILEYAECPNCNSLNTEMRTPFGPTLCRSMHFCHDCRQLFEQFKPL
- the paaC gene encoding 1,2-phenylacetyl-CoA epoxidase subunit PaaC, which encodes MQDLALKDLLYKIADDQLILGHRNSEWTGMGPMLEEDIAFSSMAQDKLGHSLAFYSLLHELGEGEPDTVAFMRNADQFHNCQLVELPIGEYDFSLIRHFLFDNAEVLRFEALSQSSYEGIAKIATKLKGEVKYHVLHGNTLVKQLGSATQESISRLQDSLEYALPFALGIFEPSTYEQELIDTGVYIGEAALQAQWEERIATVLAKTSLKLPDLRSLTPVYGGRYGQHTEHLQPLLDEMAEVFKIDPTAEW